In a single window of the Agromyces sp. H17E-10 genome:
- a CDS encoding acyl-CoA dehydrogenase family protein has product MSSALSEDQRAIVGAVREFTAAELAPFANERDQTMHFPVDALEQAGRLGLGGVLVGEDVGGSALDRLTAALVYEELAMGDTTIAAYISIHNMVAWMIDRYGDAAQRERWLPGLTSFVDRGSYCLTEPSAGSDAAAITTTARRDGDEYVLNGVKQFISGAGSSAVYLVFARTGGSGPHGISAIVVPAGASGLSFGPDERKMGWRAQPTRQVVLDDVRVPVGNRLGAEGGGFAIALSGLDGGRVSIAACSLGGAQWALDRALRHVRERETFGRPLAEHQAVRFTLADLATELHAARLVVHDAASALDEGAPDATARCAMAKRFATDVAFAVADEALQLHGGYGYLSDFGLERVVRDLRVHRILEGTNEVMRMIIAKRLLDSR; this is encoded by the coding sequence ATGTCGAGCGCACTCTCCGAAGACCAGCGCGCGATCGTCGGCGCCGTCCGCGAGTTCACGGCGGCAGAGCTCGCCCCGTTCGCGAACGAACGCGATCAGACGATGCACTTCCCGGTCGACGCGCTCGAACAGGCCGGTCGGCTCGGGCTGGGCGGCGTCCTGGTCGGCGAGGATGTCGGCGGCTCGGCGCTCGATCGACTGACCGCGGCGCTCGTGTACGAGGAACTGGCCATGGGCGACACCACGATCGCCGCCTATATCTCGATCCACAACATGGTCGCCTGGATGATCGACCGGTACGGCGACGCCGCCCAGCGCGAACGCTGGCTGCCGGGCCTCACCTCGTTCGTCGACCGCGGCAGCTACTGCCTCACCGAGCCCTCTGCCGGGTCGGATGCCGCGGCGATCACGACGACCGCCCGCCGAGACGGCGACGAGTACGTGCTGAACGGGGTGAAGCAGTTCATCTCGGGCGCCGGCTCCTCGGCCGTGTACCTCGTGTTCGCCCGCACCGGGGGGTCAGGCCCGCACGGCATCAGTGCGATCGTGGTTCCCGCCGGGGCATCCGGTCTCTCGTTCGGACCGGACGAGCGCAAGATGGGCTGGCGCGCGCAGCCGACCCGCCAGGTGGTGCTCGACGACGTGCGGGTGCCGGTCGGCAACCGGCTCGGGGCCGAGGGCGGCGGCTTCGCGATCGCGCTGTCGGGGCTCGACGGCGGGCGCGTGAGCATCGCGGCGTGCTCCCTCGGCGGTGCGCAGTGGGCGCTCGACCGGGCGCTCCGGCACGTTCGCGAGCGCGAGACGTTCGGGCGGCCGCTCGCCGAGCACCAGGCGGTGCGGTTCACCCTCGCCGACCTCGCGACCGAGCTCCACGCCGCCCGCCTCGTGGTTCACGATGCGGCGAGCGCGCTCGACGAGGGCGCTCCCGACGCCACCGCACGGTGCGCGATGGCGAAGCGGTTCGCCACCGATGTCGCGTTCGCCGTCGCCGACGAGGCGCTGCAGCTGCACGGCGGCTACGGCTATCTCTCCGACTTCGGCCTCGAACGCGTCGTGCGCGACCTGCGCGTGCACCGGATCCTCGAAGGCACGAACGAGGTCATGCGCATGATCATCGCCAAGCGCCTGCTCGACTCGCGCTGA
- a CDS encoding TetR/AcrR family transcriptional regulator has translation MGDGPGRREQIIAIARRQIASRGYSSTTVRDIADEAGILSGSLYHHFASKEAVLQEILRTFMDETLAQFERIVASSAGYRSHLDQLIEHAFLTIAERPDDVRIYQNETGFLMTQPGFEFLVDGAARIEELWLDQIIAGQRDGVFRDTVDPRLAFRFIRDAVWSTVFWYRPGGSHTAASVSENYLELLHSGLLAD, from the coding sequence GTGGGCGACGGACCGGGTCGGCGCGAGCAGATCATCGCGATCGCGCGCAGGCAGATCGCCTCGCGCGGCTACTCGTCGACCACCGTGCGCGACATCGCCGACGAGGCGGGGATCCTCTCGGGCAGCCTGTACCACCACTTCGCGTCGAAGGAGGCGGTGCTGCAGGAGATCCTGCGCACCTTCATGGACGAGACGCTCGCCCAGTTCGAGCGCATCGTCGCCAGCTCGGCCGGGTACCGGAGCCATCTCGACCAGCTCATCGAGCATGCGTTCCTCACGATCGCCGAGCGCCCCGACGACGTGCGCATCTACCAGAACGAGACCGGGTTCCTGATGACCCAGCCCGGCTTCGAGTTCCTCGTCGACGGTGCCGCCCGCATCGAGGAGCTCTGGCTCGACCAGATCATCGCGGGTCAGCGCGACGGCGTCTTCCGCGACACCGTCGACCCGCGCCTGGCGTTCCGGTTCATCCGCGACGCGGTGTGGTCGACGGTGTTCTGGTACCGCCCCGGCGGCAGCCACACGGCCGCGAGCGTGAGCGAGAACTACCTCGAGCTGCTGCACTCGGGGCTCCTGGCCGACTGA